A section of the Deltaproteobacteria bacterium genome encodes:
- a CDS encoding zinc-ribbon domain-containing protein, with the protein MIVTCEACKTAFTVDDSRIPSKGIKVRCSKCKHVFTVKPESTDDLLAELENFEKFHRDRAEEVTIERPEERPAHIPGEAEPGGISFEEFLTKEEPLLHESKTEAPGQSAPTPPGDHVQEQPAEEPADFDFGLSLTPEPAPVPETGTSDQPLPTPPPDQFEEKTVEEKQPGDLDLGLSPAPEPSEVIVGTREETPQEEEPRLSVEAFFKEEMEKEKEPEGGAAEVSLPSMKNRKFADLLREKGMDRRQARRRSSLRAVLLLILILALGGAGYLWWQNQGGSVSLPAEVGTTLEAVAEKISYFWEDVIGFGKGRLEFGGLEGYEERIGQHRFYIVRGSVTNASRRARKYVKLRIVILDQAGNMIREKVIFCGNVFTPEELEKLVSGSFTGEEALLPKRPKDMVVKPHGTISFMAVFPGLPKEGKSFKVEKLEAPAV; encoded by the coding sequence ATGATCGTAACCTGCGAGGCCTGCAAGACCGCCTTCACCGTGGATGATTCCAGGATTCCCTCAAAGGGGATCAAGGTCCGTTGCTCAAAGTGTAAGCACGTCTTCACCGTGAAGCCGGAGAGCACGGATGACCTTTTGGCTGAATTAGAAAACTTCGAGAAGTTCCACAGGGACCGGGCCGAAGAGGTTACGATCGAAAGACCCGAAGAGAGACCCGCGCACATTCCCGGGGAAGCCGAGCCAGGAGGCATATCCTTCGAAGAGTTCCTTACCAAAGAAGAGCCTCTTCTCCACGAATCCAAGACCGAGGCACCCGGCCAGTCCGCCCCCACCCCGCCCGGTGACCATGTCCAGGAACAGCCTGCGGAGGAGCCCGCCGATTTCGATTTCGGTCTCTCCTTAACCCCCGAACCGGCTCCTGTCCCGGAGACCGGAACGTCCGACCAACCCCTCCCCACTCCGCCTCCTGATCAGTTTGAGGAAAAGACCGTAGAGGAAAAGCAACCCGGTGACCTCGATCTCGGTCTCTCCCCAGCCCCCGAACCATCGGAGGTAATCGTCGGGACCCGCGAAGAGACGCCACAGGAGGAGGAGCCTCGCCTTTCTGTGGAAGCATTCTTCAAGGAAGAGATGGAGAAGGAGAAGGAGCCCGAAGGCGGGGCGGCTGAAGTCTCTCTGCCGTCGATGAAGAACAGGAAATTCGCCGACCTCCTCAGGGAGAAGGGAATGGACAGGCGGCAGGCCAGGAGGCGTTCCTCCCTCCGGGCGGTCTTGCTTCTCATCCTTATCCTCGCCTTGGGCGGGGCGGGATATCTCTGGTGGCAGAACCAGGGGGGATCTGTGAGCCTGCCTGCAGAGGTGGGTACGACTCTCGAGGCCGTGGCAGAGAAGATCTCATACTTCTGGGAGGATGTTATCGGATTTGGGAAGGGGAGGCTTGAGTTCGGCGGTCTTGAGGGCTACGAGGAAAGGATCGGGCAGCACCGGTTCTACATCGTCAGGGGTAGTGTGACCAATGCATCACGGCGGGCGAGGAAATACGTGAAGCTCAGGATCGTCATACTCGACCAAGCCGGAAACATGATAAGAGAAAAGGTGATCTTCTGCGGCAACGTCTTTACCCCGGAGGAACTCGAAAAACTCGTCTCCGGATCCTTCACGGGAGAGGAGGCTCTACT